One Arvicanthis niloticus isolate mArvNil1 chromosome 3, mArvNil1.pat.X, whole genome shotgun sequence DNA segment encodes these proteins:
- the Akap19 gene encoding small membrane A-kinase anchor protein, which produces MGCMKSKETFPFPTTLDIDKLHESEEAFMPDDSCQYRTPDEQQQVQAVKKPPEASAVIGAVILEFADRLANEIVEDALQQWACENIQYYNIPYIESEGSDTTID; this is translated from the coding sequence ATGGGCTGCATGAAGTCAAAGGAAACGTTCCCATTTCCTACCACATTAGACATTGACAAGCTACATGAGAGTGAAGAGGCCTTTATGCCAGATGACAGCTGTCAATATAGGACGCCAGATGAACAACAACAAGTTCAGGCAGTGAAGAAACCCCCAGAGGCCAGTGCTGTGATTGGTGCCGTGATCCTTGAATTTGCAGACCGTCTGGCCAATGAAATTGTGGAGGATGCTTTGCAGCAATGGGCGTGTGAAAACATCCAATACTACAACATCCCATACATCGAGAGTGAGGGCTCTGACACCACCATTGACTGA